In Streptomyces ambofaciens ATCC 23877, a single genomic region encodes these proteins:
- a CDS encoding D-alanyl-D-alanine carboxypeptidase family protein codes for MTIGFSSRAVRSTCVLCVAGLLTLMPAAAAARAGRPDPGPPGGARPAAQPSLLYRSGTQVRLRPGAPGVPDVSALSWVVADADSGDVLAAHDAHRRLPPASTLKTLFALTVLPVLPGGIRHEVRGDELNGIGPGSSLVGIVEGHTYRVSDLWNGVFLNSGNDAVHVLASLTGGWDATAARMQAEARALGARDTHVRSPDGYDAPGQVSSAYDLAVFGRAGLRNPDFARYCAKVDAMFPGRNGDAYGIRNTNRLLTGEDGVEPYPGLIGIKNGYTSNAGNTLVAAARRDGRTLVVTVMNPQEGGGHAVYEEARSLLDWGFEASGRVLPVGSLASGGARPRSGPEALPAAVAAARPSRHDPGWRETGAIVGVAGLGAGAVALVLRLRLVRIRSS; via the coding sequence ATGACTATCGGATTCTCATCCCGGGCGGTTCGATCCACCTGTGTGCTCTGTGTGGCGGGGCTGCTGACGCTCATGCCCGCCGCCGCGGCCGCCCGTGCGGGGCGCCCGGACCCCGGCCCGCCCGGCGGGGCACGGCCGGCGGCCCAGCCGTCGCTGCTGTACCGCTCCGGTACGCAGGTCCGGCTCCGGCCCGGGGCACCCGGGGTCCCCGATGTCTCCGCGCTCTCCTGGGTGGTGGCCGACGCCGACTCCGGCGACGTCCTGGCGGCGCACGACGCCCATCGCAGACTGCCGCCGGCCAGCACGCTGAAGACCCTGTTCGCCCTCACGGTGCTGCCGGTCCTGCCGGGCGGCATCCGGCACGAGGTGCGCGGGGACGAACTGAACGGCATCGGTCCGGGCAGCAGTCTGGTCGGGATCGTCGAGGGCCACACGTACCGGGTCTCCGACCTGTGGAACGGCGTCTTCCTCAACTCCGGCAACGACGCCGTGCACGTCCTCGCCTCGCTCACCGGCGGCTGGGACGCCACGGCCGCCCGGATGCAGGCCGAGGCCCGCGCCCTCGGCGCCCGGGACACCCATGTGCGCTCCCCCGACGGCTACGACGCGCCGGGCCAGGTGTCGTCGGCGTACGACCTGGCCGTCTTCGGCCGGGCGGGGTTGCGCAATCCCGACTTCGCGCGGTACTGCGCCAAGGTCGACGCCATGTTCCCCGGCCGGAACGGGGACGCCTACGGGATCCGGAACACCAACCGGCTGCTCACCGGGGAGGACGGCGTGGAGCCGTACCCGGGGCTGATCGGCATCAAGAACGGCTACACCAGCAACGCCGGCAACACGTTGGTCGCCGCCGCCCGCCGTGACGGGCGGACCCTGGTGGTGACCGTGATGAATCCTCAGGAGGGCGGCGGCCACGCCGTGTACGAGGAGGCCCGCTCGCTGCTCGACTGGGGCTTCGAGGCGTCCGGCCGCGTCCTCCCGGTGGGCTCGCTGGCCTCCGGCGGCGCCCGGCCGCGGTCGGGCCCGGAGGCCCTCCCCGCGGCGGTCGCTGCCGCACGGCCGTCACGGCACGACCCGGGCTGGCGGGAGACCGGCGCGATCGTGGGTGTGGCCGGGCTCGGCGCCGGCGCCGTGGCACTGGTTCTGCGACTCAGGCTCGTACGGATCCGGAGCAGTTGA
- a CDS encoding fatty acid desaturase family protein, protein MANSTVLIESLPPREQEKGRAKGSDFSELSRRITDAGLLRRRPLYYTLRFGAVALALAGGVAALVVLGDSWSQLFVAVALAVVFGQLGLAAHDLAHRQVFSRRRPSEAGGLLVANLLLGMSYGWWMNKHTRHHANPNHEEKDPDVSPDILVWSRRQASRATGLPRFVGRHQAALFFPLLTLEGLNLSFSSFKALRGPSMKRPVLEGTLLVAHFVLYFGGLFTILSPGKALAFIAVHQGLFGIYLGSVFAPNHKGMPMIEEGMRLDFLRRQVLTSRNVRGGVLVDAFMGGLNYQIEHHLFPSMPTPALGRAQAITERYCVELGVPYHQTGLLASHREALRHLRAVGEPLRAGR, encoded by the coding sequence ATGGCGAATTCAACGGTGCTCATCGAGAGCCTCCCCCCGCGGGAACAGGAAAAGGGACGCGCGAAGGGGAGCGACTTCTCCGAACTGTCGAGGCGCATCACCGACGCGGGGCTGCTGCGGCGGCGCCCGCTGTACTACACGCTGCGTTTCGGTGCCGTGGCGCTCGCGCTCGCGGGCGGTGTCGCCGCTCTGGTCGTGCTCGGAGACAGCTGGAGCCAGTTGTTCGTCGCGGTGGCGCTGGCCGTGGTCTTCGGCCAGCTCGGGCTGGCCGCGCACGACCTCGCCCACCGGCAGGTCTTCTCGCGCCGCCGTCCCAGCGAGGCCGGTGGCCTCCTGGTGGCGAACCTGCTGCTCGGGATGAGCTACGGCTGGTGGATGAACAAGCACACCCGCCACCACGCCAACCCCAACCACGAGGAGAAGGACCCGGACGTCTCCCCCGACATCCTGGTCTGGTCCCGGCGCCAGGCGAGCAGGGCCACGGGGCTTCCCCGGTTCGTGGGGAGGCATCAGGCCGCCCTGTTCTTCCCGCTGCTGACGCTGGAAGGACTCAACCTGAGCTTCAGCAGCTTCAAGGCGCTGCGCGGCCCGTCCATGAAACGGCCGGTCCTGGAGGGCACGCTGCTCGTCGCCCATTTCGTTCTCTACTTCGGCGGCCTGTTCACGATCCTGTCCCCCGGCAAGGCACTCGCCTTCATCGCCGTGCACCAGGGACTGTTCGGCATCTACCTGGGCTCGGTCTTCGCGCCCAACCACAAGGGCATGCCGATGATCGAGGAGGGCATGCGGCTCGACTTCCTGCGCCGCCAGGTCCTCACCTCCCGCAACGTGCGGGGCGGCGTGCTCGTCGACGCCTTCATGGGCGGCCTCAACTACCAGATCGAGCACCACCTCTTCCCGAGCATGCCGACGCCCGCCCTGGGCCGGGCCCAGGCGATCACCGAGCGGTACTGCGTCGAGCTGGGCGTCCCCTACCACCAGACGGGGCTGCTCGCCTCGCACCGTGAGGCGCTGCGGCACCTGCGCGCCGTCGGGGAGCCCCTGCGCGCCGGCCGCTGA
- a CDS encoding undecaprenyl-diphosphate phosphatase, which produces MSAISIGQAVVLGAVEGVTEFLPVSSTGHLKIVEGLMGIPVDDDAVIGFSAVIQVGAIAAVLVYFRKDIVRIVSAWLRGLTDREERYHHDYKFAWWVICATIPIVLVGLAARPLIKGPLASLWVVAGSLIVGSGVMWAADRRGRHKRGEDDTSFKDAMLVGGSQILALLFPGFSRSGATMSTALLLDLDRLAATRLSFFLGIPALTGAGVYELKDALGTGAGAAPLAVGTLVSFVVAYASIAWLLKFVAKHTFNAFVVYRIVVGVLLFALLGAGVLHS; this is translated from the coding sequence ATGAGCGCCATCAGCATCGGTCAGGCCGTCGTCCTCGGAGCCGTCGAAGGGGTGACCGAGTTCCTTCCGGTCTCCTCCACCGGCCACCTCAAGATCGTCGAGGGGCTGATGGGCATCCCCGTCGACGACGACGCCGTCATCGGCTTCTCGGCGGTCATCCAGGTCGGAGCGATCGCCGCGGTGCTCGTGTACTTCCGCAAGGACATCGTGCGGATCGTCTCCGCGTGGCTGCGCGGCCTGACCGACCGGGAGGAGCGCTACCACCACGACTACAAGTTCGCCTGGTGGGTCATCTGCGCGACGATCCCGATCGTGCTCGTCGGCCTGGCCGCCAGACCGCTGATCAAGGGTCCGCTCGCCTCGCTGTGGGTGGTCGCGGGCTCCCTGATCGTCGGCAGCGGCGTCATGTGGGCGGCGGACCGGAGGGGCCGGCACAAGCGGGGCGAGGACGACACCTCGTTCAAGGACGCGATGCTGGTCGGCGGCTCCCAGATCCTCGCCCTGCTCTTCCCGGGCTTCTCCCGCTCCGGTGCCACCATGTCCACCGCCCTGCTGCTCGACCTCGACCGGCTGGCCGCCACGCGGCTCTCCTTCTTCCTCGGCATCCCGGCCCTGACCGGTGCCGGCGTGTACGAGCTGAAGGACGCCCTGGGCACCGGGGCCGGCGCCGCCCCCCTGGCGGTCGGCACCCTCGTCTCCTTCGTGGTCGCCTACGCCTCCATCGCCTGGCTGCTGAAGTTCGTCGCCAAGCACACCTTCAACGCCTTCGTCGTCTACCGGATCGTGGTCGGCGTCCTGCTGTTCGCGCTGCTCGGCGCGGGCGTACTGCACAGCTGA
- the crcB gene encoding fluoride efflux transporter CrcB, which translates to MNWLLVAAGAMVGAPLRYLTDRAVRSRYDTDFPWGTLAVNVVGSLVLGLLTGAALAGATGSRLQLLLGTGLCGALTTYSTFSYETLRLAETGARPRAVVNVVVSVAAGVGAAFAGVTLADALWA; encoded by the coding sequence GTGAACTGGCTGCTGGTCGCCGCGGGCGCCATGGTCGGTGCCCCCCTGCGCTACCTCACCGACCGCGCGGTGCGGTCCCGGTACGACACGGACTTCCCCTGGGGCACCCTCGCGGTGAACGTCGTGGGCAGCCTCGTCCTGGGCCTGCTGACCGGCGCCGCGCTCGCCGGCGCCACGGGGTCCCGCCTGCAACTGCTGCTCGGCACCGGGCTGTGCGGGGCCCTCACCACGTACTCGACCTTCTCCTACGAGACCCTCCGCCTCGCGGAGACCGGCGCCCGTCCGCGGGCGGTCGTCAACGTGGTGGTGAGTGTGGCGGCCGGCGTGGGGGCGGCGTTCGCGGGGGTGACACTGGCCGACGCGCTCTGGGCGTGA
- a CDS encoding fluoride efflux transporter FluC, whose amino-acid sequence MTAPIPEGRDGARTAAPVRPRWRAQVPVLAAVAAGGAAGACARYAAALWWPTRTGGFPWTTFCVNVAGCAVIGAFMVLVTEVWTAHRLARPFFATGVLGGFTTFSTYAVDGRQLFAADQARTALAYLAATPLAALTAVWAAAWATRRLLKGAPTGTGGTDPRGAEPS is encoded by the coding sequence ATGACAGCCCCGATCCCCGAAGGCCGCGACGGCGCCCGAACCGCCGCCCCCGTGCGGCCGCGGTGGCGTGCGCAGGTGCCGGTCCTCGCGGCCGTGGCCGCCGGCGGCGCCGCCGGCGCCTGTGCGCGGTACGCCGCCGCCCTCTGGTGGCCGACGCGGACCGGCGGCTTCCCCTGGACGACCTTCTGCGTCAACGTCGCCGGCTGTGCCGTGATCGGCGCGTTCATGGTGCTCGTCACCGAGGTGTGGACCGCCCACCGCCTGGCCCGGCCCTTCTTCGCGACGGGGGTGCTCGGCGGCTTCACCACCTTCTCGACCTACGCCGTCGACGGCCGGCAGCTGTTCGCCGCCGACCAGGCCCGCACCGCCCTGGCCTACCTGGCGGCGACCCCGCTCGCGGCGCTCACGGCGGTGTGGGCCGCCGCATGGGCGACGCGCCGCCTCCTGAAAGGGGCGCCCACCGGAACCGGTGGCACGGACCCGAGGGGCGCGGAGCCCTCGTGA
- a CDS encoding MarR family transcriptional regulator: protein MAVKTAGARLEERWRDILSVHARTMCEIDRALHPHGLGASDFEVLDILATEGPEEGAQCRVQNLVGRVHLSQSALSRLIARLEKDGLVERSMCAEDRRGVYVALTRSGRALHSEVLPLQRAVLARMLGDA from the coding sequence ATGGCAGTCAAGACGGCCGGTGCGCGGCTCGAGGAACGGTGGCGGGACATCCTCTCCGTGCACGCGCGCACGATGTGCGAGATCGACCGCGCCCTGCACCCCCACGGTCTGGGCGCGAGCGACTTCGAGGTGCTCGACATCCTCGCGACCGAGGGGCCCGAGGAAGGCGCCCAGTGCCGGGTGCAGAACCTGGTCGGCCGCGTCCACCTGAGCCAGAGCGCCCTGTCCCGGCTCATCGCCCGGCTGGAGAAGGACGGGCTGGTGGAACGCTCGATGTGTGCGGAGGACCGGCGCGGTGTCTACGTCGCGCTGACCCGCAGCGGGCGCGCGCTGCACAGCGAGGTTCTGCCGCTGCAGCGGGCCGTACTGGCCCGCATGCTCGGCGACGCGTAG
- a CDS encoding SseB family protein, whose amino-acid sequence METPANDNSVSPAQRALDTLAENTEDTAALDTLAGSDVLVPVPDDANDQDAADPGMLALPVLEQQGGRQVVPVFTSELEMADLLPYVSRYRMVPLGALAAQWPADDLSLSIDAGSEHRLTLTSDGVRTLLARP is encoded by the coding sequence ATGGAAACACCCGCGAACGACAACTCCGTCTCGCCCGCCCAGCGGGCACTGGACACACTCGCCGAGAACACCGAGGACACGGCGGCGCTCGACACGCTCGCCGGCAGCGACGTCCTCGTCCCGGTGCCGGACGACGCGAACGACCAGGACGCCGCCGACCCGGGGATGCTGGCGCTGCCGGTGCTGGAACAGCAGGGCGGCCGTCAGGTGGTGCCCGTGTTCACCTCGGAGCTGGAGATGGCCGACCTGTTGCCGTACGTCTCCCGCTACCGCATGGTGCCGCTGGGCGCCCTCGCCGCGCAGTGGCCGGCCGACGACCTGTCGCTGTCCATCGACGCCGGCTCGGAGCACCGGCTCACGCTCACGTCGGACGGCGTGCGCACCCTGCTGGCCCGCCCCTGA
- a CDS encoding glyceraldehyde-3-phosphate dehydrogenase: protein MTVNDDSFTSWKNREEIAESMIPIIGKLHREQDVTVLLHSRSLVNKSVVSILKTHRFARQIAGAELSVTETLPFLQTLTTLDLGPSQIDIGMLAADYKTDGRGLTVAEFTAEAVAGAIGENKIERRDGRDVVLYGFGRIGRLVARLLIEKAGSGNGLRLRAIVVRGGGERAGEDLVKRASLLRRDSIHGQFQGTITVDEANGSIVANGNTIKVIYADDPSEVDYTAYGIDNAILIDNTGKWRDREGLSKHLRPGIDKVVLTAPGKGDVPNIVHGVNHETVKPDERVLSCASCTTNAIVPPLKAMDDEYGVLRGHVETVHSFTNDQNLLDNYHKADRRGRSAPLNMVITETGAASAVAKALPDLKAPITGSSIRVPVPDVSIAILSLRLGRETTRDEVLEYLRDVSLHSPLKRQIDFTTAPDAVSMDFVGSRHASIVDAGATKVDGDNAILYLWYDNEFGYSCQVVRVVQHVSGVEYPTYPAPAV from the coding sequence GTGACTGTCAATGACGACTCGTTCACCAGCTGGAAGAACCGCGAGGAGATCGCGGAGTCGATGATCCCGATCATCGGGAAGCTGCACCGGGAGCAGGACGTCACCGTCCTCCTCCACAGCCGCTCCCTGGTGAACAAGTCGGTGGTCAGCATCCTCAAGACCCACCGCTTCGCCCGGCAGATCGCCGGCGCGGAACTGTCGGTCACCGAGACGCTCCCCTTCCTCCAGACGCTCACCACGCTCGACCTCGGCCCGTCCCAGATCGACATCGGCATGCTGGCCGCCGACTACAAGACCGACGGACGCGGTCTGACGGTGGCGGAGTTCACCGCCGAGGCCGTCGCCGGCGCCATCGGCGAGAACAAGATCGAGCGCCGCGACGGACGCGACGTCGTCCTCTACGGCTTCGGCCGCATCGGCCGCCTCGTCGCCCGCCTCCTCATCGAGAAGGCCGGTTCCGGCAACGGCCTGCGTCTGCGCGCCATCGTCGTGCGCGGCGGCGGCGAGCGGGCCGGGGAGGACCTCGTCAAGCGCGCCTCGCTGCTGCGCCGCGACTCCATCCACGGCCAGTTCCAGGGCACCATCACGGTCGACGAGGCGAACGGCTCCATCGTCGCCAACGGCAACACCATCAAGGTGATCTACGCCGACGACCCCTCCGAGGTCGACTACACGGCGTACGGCATCGACAACGCCATCCTGATCGACAACACCGGCAAGTGGCGCGACCGCGAGGGCCTCTCCAAGCACCTGCGCCCCGGCATCGACAAGGTCGTCCTGACCGCGCCCGGCAAGGGCGACGTGCCGAACATCGTGCACGGTGTCAACCACGAGACGGTGAAGCCGGACGAGCGCGTCCTGTCCTGCGCCTCCTGCACCACCAACGCGATCGTCCCGCCACTGAAGGCGATGGACGACGAGTACGGCGTGCTGCGCGGCCACGTGGAGACCGTCCACTCGTTCACGAACGACCAGAACCTCCTGGACAACTACCACAAGGCCGACCGCCGCGGCCGTTCCGCGCCGCTCAACATGGTGATCACCGAGACCGGTGCCGCCTCGGCCGTCGCCAAGGCGCTGCCGGACCTCAAGGCGCCGATCACCGGCTCCTCGATCCGCGTCCCCGTCCCGGACGTGTCGATCGCGATCCTGAGCCTGCGCCTGGGGCGCGAGACCACGCGCGACGAGGTCCTCGAGTACCTGCGCGACGTGTCGCTGCACTCGCCGCTCAAGCGCCAGATCGACTTCACCACGGCCCCCGACGCCGTCTCGATGGACTTCGTGGGCTCGCGCCACGCGTCGATCGTCGACGCCGGGGCGACCAAGGTCGACGGCGACAACGCGATCCTCTACCTCTGGTACGACAACGAGTTCGGCTACTCCTGCCAGGTCGTCCGCGTCGTGCAGCACGTCTCCGGGGTGGAGTACCCGACCTACCCGGCACCGGCGGTCTGA
- a CDS encoding PI-PLC domain-containing protein — translation MDGLVRRSPWAGVLIWCVAVLSTTVLAAAAVVRSTVLDPDFYGQVLEDERAYQRFYDEVLVDPVSTPLTSDLLDRLPVPQSTITSNLKVVIPPETLRVMTDRQIAEVIHYLEGDRDRLRVTVDLEPVVANVERLSQAYFGDAVAALQQRSEPDFQAFVQRLSELAAQVVAGEAPLEGLPSLPLSHGQAVAATDALMRLVPDAARAGLGPTVQTALDRGDVASALAAVAPVALNDRVRTTAAELLREARQGTWIVTVDIDPAHEALAPVDRARSVTRLFQEVVEPAAAVLCAAALTLLWLTTPSPARRRLMPLGWVPAAAAALMALTVLLLRLALDSALFGSPSSWPPSASDLLGDVQATAVDRLLTTATVVAVILLAAGALLITVSWVWQTRPGMPVLTDPRHGPTLTFAVTACALVGTMVAPVAITGSSPRICQGSAELCDARYDEIAQLASHNAMATTADRFIGPLQDPDIVGQLDAGVRVLLLDTHHWERPKEVADRLSSSDFPPELRRRLTRILERVNPPHPGLWLCHSVCGAGALDLVPTLRQIGDWLRAHPTEVVTLVLQDGVGPVPSQGAFERAGLSDLLYEPDADPDRPWPKLEDMIDGGRRLVVFAEKADGPAPWYRNFYRYGMETPFAFRSPDEMSCLPNRGGTDKRLFLLNHFVTAGGGRRLDAGLVNSRQRVLERAHNCERRRGRPVNFVAVDYATIGDALGAVEELNAERRRDDSRFPVGRSPGRLPSAG, via the coding sequence ATGGACGGACTGGTTCGGCGCTCCCCCTGGGCCGGGGTGCTGATCTGGTGCGTGGCGGTGCTGAGCACGACCGTGCTGGCCGCGGCCGCCGTGGTGCGCAGCACCGTCCTCGATCCGGACTTCTACGGCCAGGTGCTGGAGGACGAACGGGCCTATCAGCGGTTCTACGACGAGGTGCTGGTCGACCCGGTCAGTACGCCGCTGACCAGCGACCTGCTGGACCGGCTGCCGGTTCCGCAGTCGACCATCACCTCGAACCTCAAGGTGGTGATCCCGCCGGAGACGCTGCGGGTCATGACGGACCGGCAGATCGCCGAGGTGATCCACTATCTGGAGGGCGATCGCGACCGGCTGCGGGTCACGGTCGACCTCGAACCCGTCGTCGCGAACGTCGAGCGGCTCAGCCAGGCCTACTTCGGTGATGCGGTCGCCGCCCTCCAGCAGCGTTCCGAACCCGACTTCCAGGCCTTCGTGCAACGCCTGTCCGAACTGGCCGCGCAGGTGGTGGCCGGCGAGGCGCCGCTGGAGGGCCTGCCGTCGCTGCCGCTCTCCCACGGTCAGGCGGTCGCGGCCACGGACGCGCTGATGCGCCTGGTGCCGGACGCCGCGCGGGCCGGCCTCGGTCCCACCGTGCAGACGGCGCTGGACCGGGGGGACGTGGCCTCGGCCCTGGCCGCGGTCGCACCGGTCGCCCTGAACGACCGGGTCCGGACGACCGCGGCGGAGCTGCTGCGGGAGGCGAGGCAGGGCACCTGGATCGTCACCGTCGACATCGACCCCGCGCACGAGGCGCTCGCTCCGGTGGACCGGGCCCGCTCCGTCACGCGCCTCTTCCAGGAGGTGGTGGAACCGGCGGCCGCGGTGCTCTGCGCCGCTGCGCTCACCCTGCTGTGGCTGACCACGCCCTCCCCCGCCAGGCGCCGGCTGATGCCGCTGGGCTGGGTGCCGGCGGCCGCCGCCGCACTGATGGCGCTGACGGTGCTCCTGCTGCGCCTCGCCCTCGACAGCGCGTTGTTCGGTTCTCCGTCGTCATGGCCCCCGTCCGCGTCGGATCTCCTCGGCGACGTCCAGGCCACCGCCGTCGACCGGCTGCTGACCACCGCCACCGTCGTGGCGGTGATCCTGCTCGCCGCCGGAGCCCTGCTGATCACCGTCAGCTGGGTCTGGCAGACCAGGCCCGGCATGCCGGTCCTCACCGATCCGCGGCACGGCCCCACCCTGACCTTCGCGGTCACGGCGTGCGCGCTCGTCGGCACCATGGTGGCCCCGGTGGCGATCACCGGCTCCTCCCCGCGCATCTGCCAGGGCAGTGCCGAACTGTGCGACGCGCGCTACGACGAGATCGCCCAGCTCGCGTCGCACAACGCGATGGCCACGACGGCGGACCGCTTCATCGGCCCCCTCCAGGACCCGGACATCGTCGGCCAGCTGGACGCCGGGGTGCGTGTCCTGCTCCTCGACACCCACCACTGGGAGCGGCCGAAGGAGGTCGCGGACCGTCTGAGCAGTTCGGACTTCCCCCCGGAACTGCGGCGGCGGCTCACCCGGATCCTGGAACGCGTGAACCCTCCCCACCCCGGTCTGTGGCTGTGCCACTCGGTGTGCGGCGCCGGAGCCCTGGATCTGGTGCCCACGCTGCGGCAGATCGGTGACTGGCTGCGCGCCCACCCCACGGAGGTCGTCACCCTGGTCCTGCAGGACGGCGTCGGTCCCGTGCCGAGCCAGGGCGCCTTCGAGCGGGCCGGGCTCTCCGACCTGCTGTACGAGCCGGACGCGGACCCGGACCGCCCGTGGCCGAAGCTCGAGGACATGATCGACGGCGGCCGGCGGCTGGTCGTCTTCGCGGAGAAGGCCGACGGACCCGCGCCGTGGTACCGGAACTTCTACCGGTACGGCATGGAGACGCCGTTCGCCTTCCGCAGCCCGGACGAGATGTCCTGCCTGCCGAACCGGGGCGGCACGGACAAGCGGCTGTTCCTGCTCAACCACTTCGTCACGGCCGGCGGCGGGCGGCGGCTGGACGCCGGGCTCGTCAACTCCCGGCAACGGGTGCTGGAGCGGGCGCACAACTGTGAGCGGCGGCGCGGCAGACCGGTCAACTTCGTGGCGGTGGACTACGCGACGATCGGCGACGCGCTCGGTGCGGTCGAGGAGCTCAATGCCGAGCGGCGCCGGGACGACTCCCGCTTTCCCGTCGGACGGTCCCCGGGGAGGCTGCCGAGCGCGGGCTGA